Proteins encoded together in one Bosea sp. (in: a-proteobacteria) window:
- a CDS encoding helix-turn-helix transcriptional regulator — protein MRIEAEGINRHIGARLRLLRKKRGLSQADLGTILGVSFQQMGNYEKGRDRLSAAALFLLARFLETSPAAFFEGLSRTDAGFAEDQANYAPAAELPPRPDRLDAAFGRIRSQRERALAVAIVETIARCDEGPP, from the coding sequence ATGCGCATCGAAGCTGAGGGGATCAACCGTCATATCGGGGCGCGCCTGCGCCTGCTCCGCAAGAAGCGCGGCCTGAGCCAGGCGGATCTCGGGACGATCCTCGGCGTCTCGTTCCAGCAGATGGGGAATTACGAGAAAGGCAGGGATCGTCTGAGCGCGGCGGCGCTCTTCCTGCTGGCGCGCTTCCTGGAAACGAGCCCGGCGGCCTTCTTCGAGGGCCTGTCCCGAACGGATGCGGGCTTCGCCGAGGATCAGGCGAACTATGCGCCGGCGGCCGAGCTGCCGCCCCGGCCCGACCGGCTCGATGCCGCCTTCGGGCGAATCCGCTCGCAGCGGGAGCGCGCCCTGGCCGTGGCGATCGTCGAGACGATCGCGCGCTGCGACGAGGGCCCGCCCTGA
- a CDS encoding histone deacetylase family protein — MTTLLITHPAGLLHAALPGHPERPDRLRAVEQALEAERFAPLVRLEAPRGTLEQIGLCHPLPHAQAILDAAPQQGFVALDADTAMSPGTVEAALRAVGGTVAAVDEVMAGRARNAFVAMRPPGHHAERERAMGFCFFNQAAIAARHAQRAHGAKRVAIVDWDVHHGNGTQDIFWDDASVLYASVHEMPLYPGTGAASERGSAGTIVNAPLHAGDGSDEFRDAFENTILPRLDAFAPDLVVISAGFDAHWRDPLASLNLREADFAWATQKLMEAADRHAGGRIVSVLEGGYDLEALAKSTAAHVAALMEP, encoded by the coding sequence GTGACGACCCTGCTGATCACCCACCCCGCCGGCCTGCTGCACGCCGCGCTCCCCGGGCATCCGGAGCGTCCGGACCGGCTCAGGGCCGTGGAGCAGGCGCTCGAAGCCGAGCGCTTCGCCCCGCTCGTCCGGCTGGAGGCGCCGCGCGGCACGCTGGAGCAGATCGGCCTCTGCCACCCCCTGCCGCATGCGCAGGCGATCCTCGACGCCGCCCCGCAGCAGGGCTTCGTGGCGCTCGATGCCGACACGGCGATGTCGCCCGGTACCGTCGAGGCGGCGCTGCGCGCCGTCGGCGGCACTGTTGCCGCCGTGGACGAGGTCATGGCCGGCAGGGCCCGCAACGCCTTCGTGGCGATGCGCCCGCCCGGCCACCACGCCGAGCGCGAGCGCGCCATGGGCTTCTGCTTCTTCAACCAGGCGGCCATCGCGGCACGCCACGCGCAACGGGCGCACGGGGCGAAGCGCGTCGCCATCGTCGACTGGGACGTGCACCACGGCAACGGCACGCAGGACATCTTCTGGGACGACGCCTCGGTGCTCTACGCCTCCGTCCACGAGATGCCGCTCTACCCCGGCACCGGCGCGGCCTCGGAGCGCGGCAGCGCGGGCACGATCGTCAACGCCCCCTTGCACGCAGGGGACGGCTCCGACGAATTCCGCGACGCCTTCGAGAACACGATCCTGCCGCGGCTCGATGCGTTCGCTCCGGATCTGGTGGTGATCTCGGCGGGGTTCGACGCGCATTGGCGCGACCCGCTCGCCAGCCTCAACCTGCGCGAGGCCGATTTCGCCTGGGCGACGCAGAAGCTGATGGAGGCGGCCGATCGCCATGCCGGCGGCCGCATCGTCTCGGTGCTGGAGGGCGGCTACGATCTCGAGGCGCTGGCGAAATCGACGGCGGCCCATGTCGCGGCCCTGATGGAGCCCTGA